In Salvelinus fontinalis isolate EN_2023a unplaced genomic scaffold, ASM2944872v1 scaffold_0002, whole genome shotgun sequence, one DNA window encodes the following:
- the LOC129841919 gene encoding uncharacterized protein LOC129841919 isoform X4 yields MRRHCWVIVLAGMLSYFNPERALGAPQREYGSLLTNGQVEEFDNAEGEECSGGSSPAQEDSLSSCPSLPEVYTLPLRDRANCPALQDDSDSKSKYFRRHTLNYLQEIGNGWFGKVILAEVLCDCSSSQAVVKELRVSASPLEQRKFLAESEPYRSLQHPNILQCLGQCNESIPFLLVMEFCQLGDLKRYLRAQRKSDGMTPDLLTREMLTLQRMAFEITSGLLHLHENNYIHSDLALRNCLLTSDLTVRIGDYGLSHNHYKDDYYLTSDKLWIPLRWIAPELLEEYRGSLIVTDQTKTSNLWSLGVVIWELFEFGSQPHRHLSDEEVLTFVIRERQITLAQPRLKLSHADYWYEIMQSCWLPPSQRPSIAEVFLLLSSLLAAERGMSRRRVGEDEEDEDEEYEEGRGRRGESDESFERRWDSLRPPAFQAAASERQREREYGKDYRGNSYPLLDPVGNCITPSSTELDDILTVTETSKGLNFEYFWEKAHARRGYQPLPPPQPIPTVNPSHRQSLDTPTVVPVISARSPSLASEYFIRLEEHTPQDKSPSLKGKAHSFRSDSLCPGDLELVEIRSGMLGKERAPYSSDEEYTGRGGKSIQTVRSSEVQLRVPNTGVAEFKDTSSRVTDFSVVDLGDDDEEEGREGDSRSSTGSQAPVLPPKPRSMSTSSGNHLHSRPLPVPPLGYHRIGLGLGHYSMSGKIETMDPLIGSCLPSSYDHLGFQRPRQTMPPSPSLSPSLPQSSHPIYPTPQTCPPPLPPHYKPQRGLYYSYGVGSYSRYSKPQMYSQRDPLSCDYSDQQGGVRRTASLHNTKGTSHFRSKDFDSPIRRQNVFRPVYRNISHSESGVPRIERHSSSSPTYSDEDDSPFMSPEKSSGGGTTVPTSSLSEDADPATAELFSRGMKRTQSRLATILPAIWREDAELQADSVTDAKISPMHLFLTEISSVSESNDAKSKEGRTSWEGETEREKKRDGERSGNFLQPLRGGMRRSRSLVTELGSAEQTLGPDRNTQMWTEVERVRKGSIQRDLFLTEITNTGRMDAGMERDPVKFLHPPGSRSRLYTYTCAPGLPSYAEAEEAYSRGMRRSRSLLSEITVGRQESESQETEKETEKEQMTREEFLKEIQSAETFLTEIISRQNTTASNKHCEDLSQSPTPMSPEYESICIDPDSSQTIRFQSESSIRTSNRGKDDVAPEAIYAQVTKRAKKSEIKVTIRPEIPVLQIGSNKQSVKQEEECPTDTTCLKDSPSSLTDPTTDTNSHPDSQPQPGDFVFSEIMPKNGLLLYQTFPSTKTEEDVSEGPALPVRETQRVRERVELSRQAQVQSLSQDSVTGEVEESEKKPCDDESSISVDEKESRGQNNVVERNCERMKGDAEVRDTGQGCQKQEVVDDILHDLTTETSETDRACQIESKDHKEEGSESSKGCDSQMKNDTSHCSTAQSHNPNVESYLQINKQNSQINQKGRSDPSQKSPAAVPTTPDWDQSSDLSLSTMTPSDSFLSSLTPSSADCLTPGDPCVGGEGPGGWRVLGTETPHRDSAYFSDSDWEGDGLSRKGSDGLSVTRPGSGRGGEKGTLTGIEEKTELEDEGETGGKSPLKMISNKGIDIEREKETVLEQNAHVQDISQNSDGGYKDMSSIQENDLSLKEVEHKTGLESEQREDSGMFHNESGESDEKGLVHPGLLSDNSQTKENNEFIAKLFSNLDDAPLKGFSYNDGTQICNHYTEGVISHVESNDFRFHDSTDKDLTLPSNSTTKTDCLKLISAIQTKDNKLENEELPGIEERENDNSMKDTTEPVTALHGDHDNRESRLSRFYGIQTSEVKLSEYIPVVLDPNDGESTNDEESKLASSFWAEGDTEGTEREDGQGLEIQHTDANELGLRNLCYSEESEDERAKAKSETEKQLAAGELCNAMKEKSPQRGPVTGSQSGSLSRDGSAETVDRESPEDLELKAKELWNTLEEGEGSGGGVVRGEFDCHRFQQGDLHLWPSENDQWASPENRIQEAELGLEFFSAFGKTWEEREQLVVGREFWEAEENDELAGSEPHPAVLQDSEDTSNDERQGRVAYLEIKGELSQKQALSSSIDSQLSQALDVQQEENIENPDRFDDNDEQNVEGDQLVVEVENREIPEHETFARGRQFRSLTETGGDSESQTASLLNDLDGNIAQDEGNQNFNRLNHLSEVQMEEGAMAENSIEKEQDFELDNHLAPTVKSIYLGVSICLTGVPQVDLSGLQHIEPSIRIEEADSTRQLVGEDKEGGVDIVNTGEDLIDISLLCDPVSYPNDNDLEDIASCTDLSGSQGDNFQFSSVDFPSPPLSIDIDMQEDRLQSLDDSFPSPPPSVIEIDDDRGLINLDYLGSDFITSAERDPKIDPTPHTDIPEPPPLPPTTTHNRGISANLDLSPVHPTLPLFSGESQNQSRLTSNMSEDDRNNLSQKNTTTTSTTLPSFPQSPLNTIPELLISEWKDLDEEPLEDFEKLEQLCCISGDEEDTLGDLFLGNLELLESMKKMPEQKTKASGESDKGEETCGTSMPEGKRRVELKEEVDGISESADWLARSVPSAVQDIPTGAKLSPQEERCELQFPSAISPCHSPDSKDQRSLSKMPTKNGLMMQVCEERLQFSLCENVKTNVLRGATVSDSVILRPWGDQPFDGGGDTVSVKDVGSEEEPDTKPNSEPQSESDATDSEPLTVIQQPEVTPPQPVANQAMKAKLARLSLSLSLPPLPLALPLSSSPKGGFREGGLHRDRSGRRRGASPGSDPDEDEEEEQEDEGSRRVIVVTETDVGKRVGLRSLLKSPREPIDKEKDRGRNVSFFDDVTVYLFDQETPTIELSSSTRTSPAPTPNKITKFDLHGANSKGKESKRKGDLSVKPRSPVGANPVTSSRFTVSPADDPHLV; encoded by the exons GAGTCTCCAACATCCCAACATCCTTCAGTGTTTGGGCCAATGCAACGAGAGCATTCCCTTCCTGCTGGTCATGGAGTTCTgtcagttg GGTGACCTGAAGAGGTACCTGAGAGCCCAGAGGAAGTCAGATGGGATGACCCCTGACCTTCTGACCCGGGAAATGCTGACCCTGCAGAGGATGGCGTTTGAAATCACCTCTGGCCTGCTGCACCTCCACGAGAATAACTACATCCACAG TGATCTGGCTTTGAGGAACTGTCTCCTTACCTCTGACCTCACTGTCAGAATCGGAGACTATGGGCTGTCTCACAACCACTACAAg GATGACTATTACCTAACATCAGACAAGCTGTGGATTCCCCTGAGGTGGATAGCGCCAGAGCTGCTGGAGGAGTACAGAGGATCTCTGATCGTCACTGACCAGACCAAGACCAGCAATCTGTG GTCTCTGGGGGTGGTGATCTGGGAGCTGTTTGAGTTTGGTTCTCAGCCTCACAGGCACCTGAGtgatgaggaagtgttgaccttcgtcatcagagagagacagatcacccTGGCCCAGCCACGGCTCAAACTCTCCCACGCTGACTACTG GTATGAGATCATGCAGTCCTGTTGGCTCCCTCCTTCCCAACGCCCCTCCATCGCTgaggtattcctcctcctctcctcccttctggcTGCTGAGCGAGGGATGTCCcgaaggagagtgggagaggacgAGGAGGATGAGGACGAGGAGtatgaggaagggagaggaagaagaggagagagcgaTGAGTCATTTGAGAGACGGTGGGATTCTCTCCGTCCTCCAGCCTTCCAGGCTGCAGCGAgtgaacgacagagagagagggagtatggGAAGGATTACAGGGGGAACTCCTACCCTCTACTGGACCCCGTGGGGAACTGCATCACCCCATCCTCCACAGAACTCGATGACATCCTGACAGTCACGGAGACCAGTAAAGGGTTAAATTTTGAGTACTTCTGGGAGAAGGCCCATGCGAGGCGGGGCTACCAACCACTTCCTCCTCCCCAGCCAATCCCGACGGTCAACCCCTCCCACAGACAATCCCTAGACACACCCACTGTTGTACCTGTGATAAGTGCACGTAGCCCCTCCCTCGCCAGCGAGTACTTCATCCGATTGGAGGAGCACACCCCTCAAGATAAGTCCCCATCTCTTAAAGGGAAAGCGCACTCTTTCCGTTCTGACTCGTTGTGTCCTGGAGATCTGGAGCTAGTGGAGATACGCAGCGGAATGCTGGGCAAAGAACGCGCGCCGTACAGTTCTGATGAGGAGTACACTGGGCGAGGTGGGAAATCCATCCAGACCGTACGATCCAGCGAGGTCCAGCTAAGGGTCCCCAACACTGGGGTGGCAGAGTTCAAAGACACCTCCAGTAGGGTAACTGACTTCTCTGTGGTGGATTTAggagatgatgatgaggaggaggggcgTGAAGGAGACAGTAGGTCATCCACTGGTTCTCAGGCCCCTGTCCTGCCTCCCAAGCCACGTTCTATGTCAACCTCCTCGGGCAACCACCTCCACTCGCGCCCCCTCCCTGTGCCTCCGTTGGGCTACCACCGAATAGGGCTTGGGCTGGGTCACTATTCCATGAGTGGTAAGATAGAAACGATGGACCCTCTGATAGGCAGCTGCCTGCCATCATCATATGATCACTTAGGGTTCCAACGTCCTCGTCAGACCATGCCCCCCTCCCCGTCACTCTCCCCCTCACTACCCCAGTCCAGCCACCCCATCTACCCCACTCCCCAAacatgtcctccccctctcccaccccactacaagCCCCAAAGGGGCCTGTATTACAGCTATGGTGTAGGTAGCTACTCCAGATACAGTAAGCCCCAGATGTACTCTCAAAGAGACCCACTATCCTGTGACTACTCAGACCAACAAGGTGGTGTACGGCGCACAGCATCCTTGCACAACACAAAGGGAACATCCCATTTCCGCTCAAAAGACTTTGACTCTCCAATACGACGCCAGAACGTATTTCGCCCTGTTTACCGCAACATCTCCCACTCCGAGTCCGGGGTCCCCAGAATTGAGAGGCACTCATCCTCCAGTCCCACCTATTCAGATGAGGATGACTCCCCCTTTATGTCCCCTGAGAAATCCAGTGGGGGAGGGACAACCGTCCCGACTTCTAGTTTGTCAGAGGATGCGGATCCGGCCACAGCAGAGCTCTTCTCCAGGGGTATGAAGAGGACCCAGTCGCGCCTCGCCACCATCCTGCCTGCCATCTGGAGGGAGGACGCGGAACTGCAGGCGGATAGCGTAACCGACGCCAAGATATCCCCCATGCACCTGTTTCTGACTGAGATCTCTAGTGTGTCAGAGTCAAATGATGCCAAGTCCAAGGAGGGGAGGACCTcatgggagggagagacagagcgggAGAAGAAAAGGGATGGGGAGAGGTCAGGGAACTTCCTCCAGCCCTTGAGAGGGGGGATGCGTCGGTCCCGGTCGCTGGTCACAGAGCTGGGCTCTGCAGAACAGACATTGGggccagacagaaacacacagatgTGGACAGAGGTGGAGAGGGTGAGGAAAGGCTCCATCCAGAGAGATCTATTCCTCACTGAGATCACAAACACAGGAAGGATGGATGCAGGCATGGAGAGAGATCCGGTGAAGTTCCTCCACCCTCCTGGCTCCCGATCGCGTCTCTACACCTACACCTGCGCCCCCGGCCTCCCGTCCTACGCTGAGGCCGAGGAGGCATACTCCAGGGGCATGAGGAGATCCCGATCCCTCCTCTCCGAAATCACAGTGGGGAGGCAGGAGTCGGAGTCacaggagacagagaaggagacagagaaggaacAAATGACCAGAGAGGAGTTCCTGAAGGAGATCCAATCAGCAGAGACCTTTTTGACAGAGATCATATCCAGACAAAATACAACCGCCTCCAACAAGCATTGCGAGGACTTGTCTCAGTCACCCACTCCAATGTCACCAGAATACGAGTCAATATGCATAGATCCTGACTCCTCTCAGACCATCCGTTTCCAATCAGAGAGTTCCATACGTACATCAAACAGAGGCAAAGACGATGTAGCACCGGAGGCCATTTACGCCCAAGTGACTAAACGGGCAAAAAAGAGTGAGATAAAGGTCACTATACGGCCTGAGATTCCAGTACTGCAAATAGGATCAAATAAACAGTCTGTCAAACAGGAAGAGGAATGTCCCACAGACACGACCTGCCTCAAGGACTCACCCAGCTCACTCACAGATCCCACCACTGACACCAACTCTCACCCAGACTCTCAGCCCCAGCCTGGTGACTTTGTGTTCTCAGAGATAATGCCAAAAAATGGCCTCCTCCTTTACCAAACATTCCCCAGTACAAAAACAGAGGAGGACGTTTCAGAAGGTCCAGCCTTACCTgtaagagaaacacagagagtcagagaaaggGTCGAGCTCTCAAGACAAGCTCAAGTTCAGTCTTTATCTCAAGACAGTGTTACTGGAGAAGTGGAAGAATCTGAAAAGAAACCCTGTGATGATGAGTCATCTATTTCTGTAGATGAGAAAGAGAGCAGGGGTCAGAATAATGTTGTGGAAAGGAATTGTGAGAGAATGAAAGGTGATGCTGAGGTCAGAGATACAGGGCAAGGATGTCAGAAGCAGGAAGTTGTTGATGACATTTTACATGACTTAACAACAGAGACATCAGAAACAGATAGAGCATGTCAAATTGAATCTAAAGATCACAAGGAAGAAGGGTCAGAGAGTTCAAAAGGTTGTGACAGTCAAATGAAGAACGACACATCACATTGTTCTACTGCTCAGTCACATAACCCAAATGTTGAAAGCTATTTACAAATCAACAAACAGAATTCACAGATCAACCAAAAAGGAAGGTCAGACCCAAGTCAAAAGAGCCCTGCAGCCGTTCCCACCACCCCAGACTGGGACCaatcctctgacctctctctctccaccatgacCCCCTCAGACTCATTCCTTTCATCTTTGACCCCCAGTTCAGCCGACTGTCTGACCCCAGGTGACCCGTGTGTTGGAGGTGAAGGACCAGGTGGTTGGAGGGTGCTGGGGACAGAAACCCCCCACAGAGACTCCGCCTACTTCTCTGACAGTGACTGGGAAGGGGATGGGCTTAGCAGGAAGGGCAGTGATGGACTGAGCGTGACCAGACCCGGCAGCGGACGAGGCGGAGAGAAGGGGACGCTGACAGGAATAGAAGAGAAGACAGAATTAGAGGATGAGGGAGAAACCGGGGGAAAGAGTCCCTTGAAGATGATTTCAAATAAGGGAATTGACATTGAGAGGGAAAAGGAGACAGTTCTTGAACAGAATGCTCATGTGCAGGATATCTCTCAAAACAGTGATGGTGGATATAAAGACATGTCAAGTATTCAGGAGAATGATCTCAGTCTGAAAGAAGTAGAACATAAAACAGGGTTAGAATCAGAACAGAGAGAAGATTCTGGAATGTTCCATAATGAGAGTGGAGAGTCAGATGAAAAAGGCCTAGTCCATCCGGGACTACTGTCTGATAACTCACAGACCAAGGAGAACAATGAGTTTATAGCTAAGCTGTTCTCTAATTTAGATGATGCACCTCTCAAAGGGTTCTCTTACAATGATGGAACTCAAATTTGTAATCATTACACAGAAGGTGTGATTTCTCATGTGGAGTCGAATGATTTTAGATTCCATGACTCCACAGACAAAGACTTGACATTGCCTTCTAATAGTACCACTAAGACAGATTGTTTGAAATTAATATCTGCCATTCAGACAAAGGATAACAAACTTGAGAATGAAGAACTCCCAGGTAttgaagagagagaaaatgataATTCCATGAAAGACACTACGGAACCAGTGACGGCGTTACATGGCGACCATGATAACAGAGAATCCAGGCTATCTAGGTTCTACGGTATTCAAACCAGCGAGGTCAAACTCAGTGAATATATTCCAGTAGTACTGGATCCCAACGACGGAGAGAGCACCAATGACGAAGAGAGCAAACTGGCCTCTTCTTTCTGGGCCGAGGGGGACACTGAGGGGACTGAAAGAGAAGATGGGCAAGGTCTAGAGATTCAACACACAGACGCCAATGAGCTTGGCCTGAGAAACTTGTGTTACTCAGAGGAAAGCGAAGACGAGAGGGCCAAGGCCAaatcagagacagagaaacagcttGCTGCTGGAGAGCTGTGTAACGCCATGAAGGAGAAATCTCCTCAAAGAGGACCAGTGACGGGGAGCCAGAGTGGGTCTTTGAGCAGGGATGGGTCTGCTGAGACTGTGGACAGGGAGTCGCCTGAGGATCTGGAGTTGAAGGCTAAAGAGCTGTGGAACActctggaggagggggaggggagtggGGGAGGAGTGGTGAGGGGCGAGTTCGACTGTCACCGTTTCCAGCAGGGAGACCTGCACCTGTGGCCATCGGAGAACGACCAGTGGGCCTCGCCGGAGAACAGAATCCAGGAAGCTGAACTCGGATTGGAATTCTTCTCAGCGTTCGGAAAGacctgggaggagagggagcagctGGTGGTAGGCCGGGAATTCTGGGAGGCTGAGGAGAACGATGAACTGGCGGGGAGTGAGCCTCATCCAGCCGTCCTCCAAGATAGTGAAGATACTTCTAATGACGAGAGGCAGGGACGGGTAGCCTATCTGGAAATAAAGGGAGAGTTGTCCCAGAAACAGGCTCTCTCCAGTAGCATTGACAGCCAACTATCCCAGGCACTGGATGTACAGCAAGAGGAAAATATAGAAAATCCAGATAGGTTTGATGATAATGATGAGCAAAATGTTGAAGGTGATCAGCTAGTGGTTGAGGTGGAAAACCGAGAAATCCCAGAGCATGAGACCTTTGCAAGAGGGAGGCAGTTCAGGTCACTCACTGAGACGGGTGGAGACAGTGAAAGTCAAACTGCATCTCTTCTAAACGACTTGGACGGAAACATTGCTCAAGATGAGGGAAATCAGAACTTCAACAGGTTGAATCATCTCAGTGAAGTCCAAATGGAAGAAGGGGCAATGGCCGAAAATAGCATAGAAAAAGAACAGGACTTTGAATTAGACAACCATCTTGCTCCCACAGTAAAGAGTATATATTTGGGTGTATCTATCTGCCTCACTGGAGTACCACAGGTAGATTTGTCAGGATTACAACATATTGAGCCAAGCATACGCATTGAAGAAGCTGACTCTACTCGCCAGCTTGTGGGGGAGGACAAAGAAGGGGGAGTAGACATTGTAAACACAGGTGAGGATTTGATAGACATATCTCTTCTATGTGACCCGGTGTCTTATCCCAATGATAATGACTTGGAGGATATAGCCTCTTGTACAGATCTGTCTGGTTCACAAGGAGACAACTTTCAGTTCAGTTCTGTAGACTTTCCCAGCCCTCCTCTTAGTATAGATATTGATATGCAAGAAGACAGGTTGCAGAGTTTAGATGATTCTTTTCCTAGTCCCCCACCTTCTGTCATAGAAATAGACGACGATCGCGGTCTTATAAACCTTGATTATTTAGGCTCAGATTTCATTACCAGTGCTGAGAGAGACCCAAAAATCGACCCCACTCCTCACACTGACATCCCAGAGCCGCCCCCCTTACCACCCACCACAACCCACAACAGAGGGATCTCTGCAAACCTCGACCTTTCACCTGTACATCCAACACTTCCATTATTCTCAGGTGAAAGCCAGAACCAGAGCCGCCTTACATCAAACATGTCCGAGGATGACAGAAATAACCTGTCCCAgaaaaacacaaccacaacctccaccacactccCGTCATTCCCCCAGAGTCCCCTCAACACCATCCCAGAGCTGTTGATCTCTGAGTGGAAGGATTTGGATGAGGAGCCTCTGGAAGATTTTGAGAAACTGGAGCAGCTGTGCTGCATATCTGGGGATGAGGAGGACACCCTGGGTGACCTCTTCCTGGGGAATCTGGAGCTGTTGGAGTCTATGAAGAAGATGCCTGAGCAGAAAACTAAGGCTTCTGGAGAGAGCGATAAAGGTGAAGAGACCTGTGGGACCTCCATGcctgaggggaagaggagagtggAACTGAAAGAGGAAGTTGACGGAATCTCTGAGAGCGCTGACTGGCTGGCCAGGTCGGTTCCATCGGCGGTCCAGGACATCCCAACTGGGGCTAAACTTTCACCTCAGGAGGAGAGGTGTGAACTACAGTTCCCATCAGCCATTTCACCATGTCATTCTCCTGACTCCAAGGACCAGAGGTCGCTTTCCAAAATGCCCACTAAAAATGGCCTAATGATGCAG gtgtgtgaggagagactgcagttctctctctgtgagaaTGTTAAAACGAACGTCCTCCGGGGAGCGACAGTGAGCGACAGCGTCATTCTCCGCCCATGGGGGGACCAGCCCTTCGATGGGGGCGGAGACACAGTCAGTGTGAAGGATGTAGGAAG CGAAGAGGAGCCGGACACCAAACCCAATTCTGAACCCCAGAGTGAGTCTGATGCGACTGACAGTGAACCACTGACTGTGATCCAGCAGCCAGAAGTTACACCCCCTCAGCCTGTGGCAAACCAAGCAATGAAAG CCAAACTGGCtcgcctgtctctctccctctccctccctcctctccctcttgctctccctctctcctccagtcccAAGGGAGGGTTCAGAGAGGGCGGGCTACACCGAGACAGGAGTGGGAGACGGAGGGGTGCGTCCCCAGGAAGTGACCCCGATGAGGATGAGGAAGAAGAACAGGAAGACGAAGGCTCCAGGAGGGTGATTGTTGTCACGGAAACAGACGTTGGCAAAAGGGTGGGGCTCAGGAGTCTGCTGAAGTCGCCAAGGGAACCGATagacaaagagaaagacagagggagaaacgTGTCCTTTTTTGATGATGTCACTGTCTATCTCTTTGATCAG GAAACTCCAACCATTGAGCTGAGTAGTTCCACCCGCACCAGTCCAGCTCCAACTCCTAACAAAATCACAAAATTTGATTTACATG GAGCAAACAGCAAAGGCAAAGAGTCCAAAAGAAAAGGGGACTTGTCAGTCAAACCGAGGTCGCCCGTGGGGGCCAACCCAGTGACATCCTCGCGTTTTACAGTCAGCCCAGCCGATGACCCCCACTTGGTGTGA